From the genome of Hymenobacter cellulosilyticus, one region includes:
- the recQ gene encoding DNA helicase RecQ, producing MPAVKQAVKREADLKGKLKEVFGYGQFRGTQEAIIQNVIEGNNTFVIMPTGAGKSLCYQLPALILPGTAIVISPLIALMKNQVDQLNAFGVNAQFLNSTLSKSEMNRVKKDVISGEVKLLYVAPESLTKDETIDFLQKATISFVAIDEAHCISEWGHDFRPEYRRIRGIIDNIGQVPIIALTATATPKVQLDIQKNLQMDEASVFKTSFNRTNLYYEVRPKHNTKKQLIQYVKQHKNKAGIVYCLSRKKVEEIAELLRVNDVKALPYHAGLDPHVRMANQDAFLNEEADVIVATIAFGMGIDKPDVRFVIHYDTPKSIEGYYQETGRGGRDGLEGNCLMFYSYDDIVKLEKFNKDKPVTERDNSKLLLQEMANYADSAVCRRKQLLHYFGEHFEKDCGFCDNCKHPKERFEAKDEVLMALKAVVQTEERFGIEHIGTVLMGMNNAHVESYGHNALPIYGVGKDHDAAFWHSLLRQTLLNGFLEKDIENFGVVKICPKGLDFIENPHSIKLTKDHNYEEEVKEEQEKEEVQEAAGHDAALFEMLKSLRKKIAKEKNLPPYVLFQDPSLKEMATTFPTKMDDLAHVGGVGLGKAQKFGQPFLALIQKYVDENDIVTAADVVVKSAVNKSKIKIYIIQQIDKKMDLEEIAASKGIDMRELMEEIEHICYSGTKLNLDYYIDGVLDQDRQDEITDYFLQASTDNIAVALKELGPDEYTEEDLRLMRIKFLSEYAN from the coding sequence ATGCCAGCGGTAAAACAAGCAGTCAAGCGAGAGGCTGATCTGAAAGGCAAGTTAAAGGAAGTTTTTGGGTACGGTCAGTTTCGTGGTACCCAGGAAGCCATCATTCAGAACGTCATCGAGGGCAACAACACCTTCGTGATAATGCCCACTGGCGCCGGTAAGTCCTTGTGCTACCAGCTGCCCGCGCTGATTCTGCCCGGCACGGCCATCGTTATTTCGCCCCTGATTGCCCTGATGAAAAATCAGGTGGATCAGCTCAACGCCTTCGGGGTAAACGCCCAGTTTCTGAACTCGACCCTGTCGAAGTCGGAGATGAACCGGGTGAAAAAGGACGTCATCAGCGGCGAAGTAAAGCTGCTGTATGTGGCGCCCGAGAGCCTGACCAAAGACGAAACCATCGACTTCCTGCAGAAGGCCACCATTAGCTTCGTGGCTATTGATGAGGCCCACTGTATTTCGGAGTGGGGCCACGACTTCCGCCCCGAGTACCGCCGCATCCGGGGCATTATCGACAATATCGGACAGGTACCGATTATTGCCCTCACGGCCACGGCCACGCCCAAGGTGCAGCTCGACATCCAGAAGAACCTGCAGATGGACGAGGCTTCGGTGTTCAAGACCTCGTTTAACCGCACCAACCTCTATTACGAGGTGCGGCCCAAGCACAACACCAAGAAGCAGCTGATTCAGTATGTGAAGCAGCATAAGAACAAGGCGGGCATCGTGTACTGCCTCTCCCGCAAGAAGGTGGAGGAAATTGCCGAGCTGCTGCGCGTCAATGACGTGAAGGCTCTGCCCTACCACGCCGGCCTCGACCCGCACGTGCGCATGGCCAACCAGGACGCCTTCCTCAACGAAGAGGCCGACGTGATTGTGGCGACCATTGCCTTCGGTATGGGCATCGACAAGCCCGACGTGCGCTTCGTGATTCACTACGACACGCCCAAGTCTATTGAGGGCTACTACCAGGAAACCGGCCGCGGCGGCCGCGACGGCCTGGAAGGCAACTGCCTGATGTTCTACAGCTACGACGACATCGTGAAGCTGGAGAAGTTCAACAAGGACAAGCCCGTGACGGAGCGCGACAACTCCAAGCTGCTGCTGCAGGAAATGGCTAACTACGCCGACTCGGCCGTGTGCCGCCGCAAGCAGCTGCTGCACTACTTCGGCGAGCATTTCGAGAAGGACTGCGGCTTTTGCGACAACTGCAAGCACCCCAAGGAGCGCTTCGAGGCCAAAGACGAGGTACTGATGGCCCTGAAAGCCGTGGTGCAGACCGAGGAGCGCTTCGGCATCGAGCACATCGGCACCGTGCTCATGGGTATGAACAACGCCCACGTGGAAAGCTACGGCCATAACGCCCTGCCAATTTATGGCGTAGGCAAAGACCACGACGCGGCCTTCTGGCACTCGTTGCTGCGCCAGACCTTGCTGAATGGCTTCCTGGAAAAGGATATTGAAAACTTCGGGGTAGTGAAAATTTGCCCCAAAGGCTTAGATTTCATTGAGAATCCGCATTCAATCAAACTCACCAAGGACCACAACTACGAGGAAGAGGTGAAAGAAGAGCAAGAAAAAGAGGAAGTCCAGGAAGCCGCGGGTCACGACGCCGCCCTTTTTGAGATGCTGAAATCCTTGCGCAAGAAGATAGCCAAGGAGAAGAACCTGCCCCCCTACGTGCTGTTTCAGGACCCGAGCCTGAAGGAAATGGCCACGACCTTCCCTACCAAGATGGACGACCTCGCCCACGTGGGCGGTGTGGGCCTGGGCAAGGCGCAGAAGTTTGGCCAGCCCTTCCTGGCGCTGATCCAGAAGTACGTCGACGAAAACGACATCGTGACGGCTGCCGACGTGGTGGTCAAATCGGCCGTCAACAAGTCGAAGATCAAGATCTACATCATTCAGCAGATCGATAAGAAGATGGACCTGGAGGAGATTGCCGCCTCCAAGGGTATCGATATGCGGGAGCTGATGGAGGAGATTGAGCACATCTGCTACTCCGGTACCAAGCTCAACCTCGACTACTACATCGACGGGGTGCTCGACCAGGACCGGCAGGACGAAATCACCGACTATTTCCTGCAGGCCAGCACCGACAACATTGCCGTGGCCCTCAAGGAGCTCGGCCCCGATGAGTACACCGAGGAAGACCTGCGCCTGATGCGCATCAAGTTCCTGAGCGAATACGCCAACTAG
- a CDS encoding M3 family metallopeptidase produces MLHLSSSRARQLGFTALASLASLLSTAADKPAPPTNPLTPGFNQVIDFRRATKADVKQATDMVISDTKASLQAIYKVPATKRTFANTMLALDNLGDHIGNVAGPISILFNASPDSAIRNQAQRSIAQISKYGNELELDEQLYRAVKDYSKTKEAQSLTGARKKYLTETVEDYERNGFALTPEKRKELQAINDKIGDLSLAFGANIAKDQGFLLVNAADMKGLPEDYIKSRPKAGDAYRIGLDGPAYGTFMKYAESDALRKQLYILYNNRAADKNLDVLKQLLVERQKKATLLGYKTYAAYQTSSRMAKTPETVWAFETKLVDRVKQKSQQDLEELLVVKRAYTKDPSAKTINAWESAFYNNLLMKDKYKLDAEKVKEYFEVSKVVDGLFQTTQSLFALKFNEVKDPSVWHKDARMFEVQRDGKLIGRFYIDLFPRDNKYTHAACFGVSSGKATPKGYQLPQAVLLCNFNPPAAGKPALMSHSQVVTFFHEFGHVMHNLLTTAELSSQSGTSVKRDFVEAPSQILENWAWNYDALKTFAKHYQTNEVLPKDLYDKMWAARNVGSGIGASQQILYGTLDMTLHDKFDPNGTETTTDVVKRLQNQITPFAYLDGTNMQAAFGHLTGYGAGYYGYMWSKVYAEDMFSVFEKNGIMDQKTGLRYRDMILARGGTDEEYNLVKAFLGREPNQDAFFKSLGL; encoded by the coding sequence ATGCTTCACCTCTCCTCTTCCAGGGCCCGGCAACTCGGCTTTACGGCCCTGGCCAGCTTGGCAAGTCTGCTGAGCACGGCCGCCGACAAACCCGCGCCGCCCACCAACCCGCTCACGCCGGGCTTCAACCAGGTTATCGACTTTCGGCGGGCTACCAAAGCCGACGTGAAGCAAGCTACCGACATGGTCATCAGCGACACCAAGGCGTCGTTGCAGGCCATCTATAAGGTGCCGGCCACTAAGCGCACCTTCGCCAACACCATGCTGGCCCTCGACAACCTGGGCGACCATATCGGCAATGTGGCCGGGCCCATCAGCATCCTGTTTAATGCCAGCCCCGACTCGGCTATCCGCAACCAGGCCCAGCGCAGCATTGCCCAGATCAGCAAGTACGGCAACGAGCTGGAGCTCGATGAGCAACTGTACCGGGCGGTGAAGGACTACTCCAAGACCAAGGAAGCCCAGAGCCTGACCGGGGCCCGCAAGAAGTACCTGACCGAAACGGTGGAGGACTACGAGCGCAACGGTTTTGCCCTCACGCCCGAGAAACGCAAGGAATTGCAGGCCATCAATGACAAAATCGGGGATTTGAGCCTGGCCTTCGGGGCCAACATTGCCAAGGATCAGGGCTTTTTGCTGGTGAATGCGGCCGACATGAAGGGCCTGCCCGAGGACTACATCAAGAGCCGCCCCAAGGCCGGCGACGCCTACCGCATCGGGCTGGACGGCCCCGCTTACGGCACCTTTATGAAGTATGCCGAGTCGGATGCCCTGCGCAAGCAACTCTACATCTTATATAACAACCGCGCCGCCGACAAAAACCTCGACGTACTGAAGCAGTTGCTGGTAGAGCGTCAGAAAAAGGCCACGCTGCTGGGCTACAAGACCTATGCTGCCTACCAAACCAGTTCGCGCATGGCCAAAACGCCCGAAACGGTGTGGGCCTTCGAAACCAAGCTGGTAGACCGGGTAAAGCAGAAAAGCCAGCAGGATCTGGAGGAGCTTCTCGTGGTGAAGCGCGCCTACACCAAGGACCCCAGCGCCAAAACCATCAACGCCTGGGAAAGCGCCTTCTACAACAACCTGCTGATGAAGGACAAGTACAAGCTCGACGCCGAGAAAGTGAAAGAGTATTTCGAGGTGAGCAAGGTGGTGGATGGCCTGTTTCAGACCACGCAGAGCCTGTTTGCCCTGAAGTTTAACGAGGTGAAAGACCCCTCGGTGTGGCACAAAGATGCCCGCATGTTTGAGGTGCAGCGCGACGGTAAGCTCATCGGCCGCTTCTACATCGACCTGTTTCCGCGCGACAACAAGTACACCCACGCCGCCTGCTTCGGGGTGAGCAGCGGCAAGGCCACGCCCAAGGGCTACCAGCTGCCCCAGGCCGTGCTGCTGTGCAACTTTAACCCACCCGCCGCCGGCAAGCCCGCTTTGATGAGCCACTCGCAGGTCGTAACCTTCTTCCACGAGTTTGGTCACGTGATGCACAACCTGCTGACCACGGCTGAGCTCAGCAGCCAATCGGGCACCAGCGTGAAGCGCGACTTCGTGGAAGCTCCCTCCCAGATTCTGGAGAACTGGGCCTGGAACTATGACGCCCTGAAGACCTTTGCCAAGCATTACCAGACCAACGAAGTGCTGCCCAAGGATTTATACGACAAGATGTGGGCGGCCCGCAACGTGGGCTCCGGCATCGGTGCTTCCCAGCAGATTCTGTACGGCACGCTCGACATGACCCTGCACGATAAGTTTGACCCCAACGGCACCGAGACGACCACCGACGTGGTGAAGCGCCTGCAAAACCAGATTACGCCCTTCGCCTACCTCGACGGCACCAACATGCAGGCTGCTTTTGGCCACCTCACCGGCTACGGCGCCGGCTATTACGGCTATATGTGGTCCAAGGTGTACGCCGAGGATATGTTCTCCGTGTTTGAGAAGAACGGCATTATGGATCAGAAAACCGGTCTGCGTTACCGAGACATGATCCTGGCCCGCGGCGGCACCGATGAGGAATATAACCTGGTGAAGGCCTTCCTGGGCCGGGAGCCCAACCAGGACGCCTTCTTCAAGTCGCTGGGCTTGTAA
- a CDS encoding BrxA/BrxB family bacilliredoxin, which translates to MATYPEYMVAPIRQDLTSAGFEQLMTPEEVDSVLNTQSGTVLLAVNSVCGCAAAKARPALKMAVSSSEKKPAKLVTVFAGMETEAVAKAREHMLPYPPSSPSIALFKDGELVHVIERHHIEGNDLMRIVDNLQGAFEEYC; encoded by the coding sequence ATGGCAACGTATCCTGAATACATGGTGGCTCCTATCCGGCAAGACCTCACGTCGGCCGGCTTCGAGCAACTGATGACCCCCGAAGAAGTTGATTCGGTTTTGAACACCCAGAGCGGCACGGTGCTGCTGGCCGTTAACTCGGTCTGCGGCTGCGCCGCCGCCAAAGCCCGCCCCGCCCTGAAAATGGCCGTGTCGAGCTCCGAGAAGAAGCCTGCCAAGCTCGTAACCGTATTTGCCGGCATGGAAACCGAAGCCGTAGCCAAGGCCCGGGAGCATATGCTGCCCTATCCTCCCTCGTCGCCCAGCATTGCTTTGTTCAAAGACGGCGAGCTGGTGCACGTCATCGAGCGGCACCACATCGAAGGCAACGACCTGATGCGCATTGTCGACAACCTGCAGGGCGCTTTCGAAGAGTACTGCTAG
- a CDS encoding tetratricopeptide repeat protein, with amino-acid sequence MQKIILLALGLCLSGAAAQAQVDTVRASTLPPAQQAEKLYNSGVSKYNSKNYRAAIQDFDRALTLRPDFAKAFYNRATTRYELKEYQQAVQDYDQAIKLEATGFSNYFGRAQAQEALGKPTEAEQDYGKAAEIKPDYAPSWYYRGALRFEKGDFKAAKEDFDAAIKADPNYAYAYHDRASTQRKLNNFDAAIQDYTKVLSLQPDFLPALLNRAAAKRRANDLKGALADYNAYLSKKQDNATAFTNRGSTRYEAGDYKGAVEDFSKAIELDGNYAFAWNNRAAAHIKLEDYKSAAADAGKAIALNAQYAEAYMNRGHAREMLRDAAGACQDWTKAAELGLETGTNYAANSGCGAQ; translated from the coding sequence ATGCAGAAAATCATACTCCTTGCCCTGGGGTTGTGCCTCTCGGGAGCGGCTGCTCAGGCTCAGGTAGATACCGTGCGGGCATCGACCCTGCCGCCGGCCCAGCAGGCGGAAAAGCTCTATAACAGCGGCGTTTCCAAGTACAACAGCAAGAACTACCGGGCCGCCATTCAGGACTTCGACCGGGCCCTTACACTCCGGCCCGATTTCGCCAAGGCCTTCTACAACCGCGCCACCACCCGCTACGAGTTGAAGGAATATCAGCAGGCCGTACAGGACTACGACCAGGCCATCAAGCTTGAAGCTACTGGCTTCAGCAACTACTTTGGTCGGGCCCAGGCTCAAGAGGCGCTGGGCAAGCCCACCGAGGCCGAACAGGACTACGGCAAAGCCGCCGAAATCAAGCCCGACTACGCGCCTTCCTGGTACTACCGCGGGGCCCTGCGCTTCGAGAAAGGCGACTTTAAGGCGGCGAAAGAAGACTTCGACGCGGCCATCAAAGCCGACCCGAACTACGCTTACGCCTACCACGACCGGGCCAGTACCCAGCGCAAGCTCAACAACTTCGACGCGGCCATTCAGGACTACACCAAGGTTCTGAGCCTGCAGCCCGACTTTCTGCCGGCTCTGCTGAACCGGGCCGCCGCCAAGCGCCGGGCCAACGACCTGAAAGGCGCCCTGGCCGACTACAATGCCTATCTGAGTAAGAAGCAGGACAACGCCACGGCCTTCACCAACCGCGGCAGTACCCGCTACGAAGCCGGCGACTACAAAGGCGCTGTGGAAGACTTCAGCAAGGCCATTGAGCTGGACGGCAACTACGCCTTTGCCTGGAACAACCGCGCCGCGGCCCACATCAAGCTGGAAGACTACAAAAGTGCCGCCGCCGATGCCGGCAAGGCCATTGCCCTGAACGCCCAGTACGCTGAGGCTTACATGAACCGGGGCCACGCCCGCGAAATGCTGCGCGATGCTGCCGGTGCCTGCCAGGACTGGACCAAAGCCGCGGAGCTGGGCCTAGAAACCGGCACCAACTACGCCGCTAACTCCGGCTGCGGCGCCCAATAG